Proteins co-encoded in one Eremothecium sinecaudum strain ATCC 58844 chromosome VI, complete sequence genomic window:
- the MSS4 gene encoding 1-phosphatidylinositol-4-phosphate 5-kinase (Syntenic homolog of Ashbya gossypii AGL096W; Syntenic homolog of Saccharomyces cerevisiae YDR208W (MSS4)) codes for MQVLVESRTAKGSESVQSTNQFSTSSSPTSMESIGSEVKRLRAGANEELRQEPVQRQVGPIFPVECNERMSIIASDEPAVPPVVVVSRPLPQQRNSQFMSDGSMKASESATAEIKKMRESLLMKREMKRKQRHFLDDDRVLVGNKVSEGHVNFIIAYNMLTGIRVAVSRCSGLMKPLIGKDFHHTKKLAFDYHGNELTPSSQYAFKFKDYCPEVFRELRARFGLDPADYLMSLTSKYILSELNSPGKSGSFFYFSRDYKYIIKTIHHSEHKHLRRVLQDYYHHVKSNPDTLVCQFYGLHRVKMPISFKNKVKNRRIYFIVMNNLFPPHLEMHTTFDLKGSTLGRYTKAPNTGDGEPRPVLKDLNWLEQRMTIQFGPAKGQKFLTQLKKDVEFLSRLNIMDYSLLLGIQYVDVAANNEELHPMIPESSARPVAKFQNSLSNPTYSNGTIMSVPTVRNTNSSAAHFFQRDEGGIRASDSENNDLNVVYYIGIIDCLTNYSLLKKLETFWRGLSHDLHAVSAIPPFDYGQRFYKFIENSVTMGKPRNKIE; via the coding sequence ATGCAAGTTCTAGTAGAAAGTAGGACCGCTAAAGGCTCAGAGTCAGTGCAATCAACAAACCAGTTTTCAACCTCGTCCTCTCCGACGTCGATGGAGTCTATTGGGAGCGAAGTCAAAAGATTAAGAGCGGGCGCGAATGAGGAGCTACGGCAGGAGCCAGTACAGAGGCAAGTAGGACCTATATTTCCAGTGGAGTGCAACGAGAGGATGTCGATAATAGCGAGTGATGAGCCTGCTGTACCTCCGGTTGTGGTGGTTTCACGGCCATTGCCTCAACAAAGGAACTCTCAATTCATGTCAGACGGTTCGATGAAGGCATCCGAGTCCGCCACAGCGGAGATCAAAAAGATGCGTGAATCTCTCCTAATGAAGAGAGAAATGAAAAGAAAGCAGCGGCACTTCCTTGATGACGATCGCGTGTTAGTAGGAAATAAGGTTAGTGAGGGACACGTTAACTTTATTATAGCGTACAACATGCTAACTGGAATACGAGTAGCAGTGTCACGTTGTTCAGGACTTATGAAGCCATTGATAGGAAAAGACTTTCATCATACAAAGAAGCTTGCTTTTGACTACCATGGTAACGAGTTGACTCCGAGTTCGCAATATGCTTTTAAATTCAAAGACTATTGTCCGGAGGTGTTTCGAGAATTGAGAGCTCGGTTTGGGCTGGATCCTGCCGACTACTTGATGTCTTTGACATCGAAGTACATACTTAGTGAGTTGAACTCGCCCGGGAAGTCTGGCTCCTTTTTCTATTTTTCGCGTGACTATAAGTATATCATCAAGACAATTCACCACTCAGAGCATAAGCACTTACGACGGGTGTTACAAGACTACTATCACCATGTGAAGAGTAATCCTGATACGCTAGTGTGTCAGTTTTATGGATTGCATAGGGTTAAAATGCCCATTTCGTTTAAAAACAAAGTGAAAAATAGGAGGATCTACTTTATTGTGATGAATAACTTGTTTCCTCCTCATCTGGAGATGCATACAACTTTTGATTTAAAAGGATCAACTCTGGGTCGTTACACTAAAGCTCCTAATACTGGAGACGGCGAGCCTCGTCCCGTTCTAAAAGATTTAAATTGGTTGGAACAACGAATGACAATTCAATTTGGTCCTGCAAAAGGACAGAAATTTTTAACGCAGTTGAAGAAAGATGTCGAATTCTTGTCAAGACTAAATATTATGGATTACTCCTTGTTGTTGGGGATCCAATACGTTGACGTGGCAGCGAATAACGAAGAATTACATCCCATGATACCAGAATCATCAGCAAGGCCTGTCGCAAAATTCCAAAATAGCTTGAGTAACCCTACTTACAGCAATGGTACTATAATGAGTGTTCCAACAGTAAGAAATACTAATAGTTCGGCAGCACATTTCTTTCAGCGGGATGAAGGAGGCATAAGGGCTTCGGATTCGGAAAATAATGATTTAAATGTAGTATACTACATCGGTATTATCGACTGCCTCACTAATTATTCCCTTTTAAAGAAACTAGAAACCTTTTGGAGAGGATTGAGTCATGATCTGCATGCGGTAAGCGCTATACCCCCTTTTGACTACGGCCAACGGTTTTATAAATTCATAGAAAATTCAGTTACCATGGGGAAACCTCGCAATAAAATTGAATGA
- a CDS encoding HFL194Wp (Syntenic homolog of Ashbya gossypii AFR356C; Syntenic homolog of Saccharomyces cerevisiae YJR047C (ANB1) and YEL034W (HYP2)) — translation MAEEEHTFETVEAGASLTYPMQCSALRKNGFVVIKGRPCKIVDMSTSKTGKHGHAKVHLVAIDIFTGKKLEDLSPSTHNMEVPIVKRTEYQLLDIDDGFLSLMTMDGETKDDVRAPEGELGENMQASFDEGKDLMVTVITSMGEEAAISFKEAPRSD, via the coding sequence ATGgctgaagaagaacacACCTTTGAGACTGTTGAAGCTGGTGCTTCCTTGACTTACCCAATGCAATGTTCTGCATTGAGAAAGAACGGTTTTGTTGTTATTAAGGGTAGACCTTGTAAAATTGTTGACATGTCTACTTCTAAGACTGGTAAGCACGGTCACGCTAAGGTCCATTTAGTTGCTATCGACATTTTCACTGGTAAGAAGTTGGAAGATTTGTCTCCATCTACTCACAACATGGAAGTTCCAATTGTTAAAAGAACCGAATACCAATTGTTGGACATTGACGATGGTTTCTTGTCTTTGATGACCATGGATGGTGAGACCAAGGATGACGTTAGAGCTCCAGAGGGTGAATTAGGTGAGAACATGCAAGCTTCTTTCGATGAAGGTAAGGACTTGATGGTTACTGTTATCACCTCTATGGGCGAAGAAGCTGCTATCTCCTTTAAGGAAGCTCCAAGATCTGATTAA
- the MCM3 gene encoding MCM DNA helicase complex subunit MCM3 (Syntenic homolog of Ashbya gossypii AFR355C; Syntenic homolog of Saccharomyces cerevisiae YEL032W (MCM3)), giving the protein MENIGESFDAVFSDRVRRFQEFLDSHSSYTDTIRSILIHNNYDQDTNPQGSYDDALWNEKKATLKSSAGKHPRRITISLDDLREFDRIYWSGILMQPAYYLPPAEQAVADTAMALDDSAVNRAVANSPSSKWKLSFKGSFGSHALSPRTLNSLQLNKLVSVEGIVTRTSLVRPKLIRSVHLSENTGNHYYRDYRDATTTLVTEIPTPAVYPEADPEGNKLLTEYGYCCYMDHQRITVQEMPEKAPPGQLPRSIDVILDDDLVDKTKPGDRVNIVGVFKSIGSGGMSGGSSSDQGNNGLSGFRTLIIGNTVYPLHARSTGVSATQHLSDNDIRNINKLSKREDVFDLLSQSLAPSIYGHEHIKRAVLLMLMGGVEKNLENGSHLRGDINILMVGDPSTAKSQMLRFVLNTASLAIATTGRGSSGVGLTAAVTTDRETGERRLEAGAMVLADRGIVCIDEFDKMSDIDRVAIHEVMEQQTVTIAKAGIHTTLNARCSVIAAANPVFAQYDVNKDPRKNIALPDSLLSRFDLLFVVIDDINDIKDRSISEHLLRAHRYLPPGYMEGEPIREQMDLSLSVGEDDTLVDEEDNQEDEDGGGKVFEKFDPLLHAGAKLAKNRNDNRGSALPKVVSIPFMRKYIQYAKERIVPVLTQSAIDIIVKTYSDLRNDQNTKKSPITARTLETLIRLSSAHAKVRLSKLVEARDAKVAAQLLRFALLGEDGEGGLMGPEHKSPSKSPRKKQRTRAFTESDEEESNNDEIIDVMDSKGSSIVATPLRKTRSTTMPHTRRTYEEADEVDSDQDAEMLPNSIGSLTPMTRLPPNEEADLQHRMEIGLRVSPRLASRTPNNAQRDPSQQLSPNPQTSIHQRLQQVAASTDGASSTENTDTIISSQGSISDIRLSLISGIIARLMQTDLFDEEHYPIEDLLHRVNDELPDDQKFSSEEYLAGLQIMSDRNNLMVAEDKVWRV; this is encoded by the coding sequence ATGGAGAATATTGGCGAGTCCTTTGATGCAGTATTTAGTGATAGGGTCAGGAGGTTCCAGGAATTTTTGGATTCACACTCAAGCTACACCGATACTATAAGGTCAATCCTTATTCACAACAATTACGACCAAGATACTAATCCACAAGGCTCATATGATGATGCTTTATGGAATGAAAAGAAAGCTACTCTTAAATCCTCTGCTGGAAAGCATCCTCGAAGAATTACGATATCGCTAGATGACTTACGAGAATTTGACCGTATTTATTGGAGTGGCATTTTGATGCAGCCTGCATACTATTTACCACCTGCTGAACAGGCAGTTGCTGATACCGCGATGGCATTAGATGATTCTGCTGTGAACCGTGCAGTTGCGAATTCACCTTCATCCAAGTGGAAACTATCGTTTAAGGGATCCTTTGGCTCTCACGCGTTGTCCCCAAGGACGCTTAATTCGTTGCAGTTGAATAAATTGGTCTCTGTTGAAGGGATTGTGACAAGAACTTCATTAGTCAGACCTAAATTGATAAGATCTGTTCATCTTTCAGAGAATACTGGAAATCATTATTATAGAGATTATAGGGATGCTACCACTACGCTTGTAACCGAGATTCCTACTCCTGCTGTGTATCCGGAGGCTGATCCTGAGGGTAACAAGTTACTTACTGAGTATGGATATTGCTGTTATATGGACCATCAGCGTATAACTGTTCAGGAAATGCCTGAAAAAGCTCCACCTGGCCAATTACCGCGATCAATAGATGTGATTTTGGATGACGATCTAGTTGATAAGACAAAGCCAGGCGATAGAGTGAACATTGTTGGCGTTTTTAAATCAATTGGATCCGGTGGTATGTCTGGTGGCTCCTCCTCCGACCAGGGCAACAATGGCCTCTCTGGTTTCAGAACGCTCATTATCGGAAACACCGTTTACCCATTGCATGCACGTTCAACTGGTGTTTCTGCTACACAACATCTTTCCGACAATGATATCCGTAACATTAATAAATTATCAAAGAGGGAGGATGTATTTGATTTGTTATCCCAGTCTCTTGCACCATCGATCTATGGTCATGAACATATCAAGAGAGCAGTCTTATTAATGCTAATGGGTGGAGTTGAAAAGAATTTAGAAAATGGGTCGCATTTAAGAGGTGATATTAATATTTTAATGGTTGGTGATCCTTCCACTGCGAAGTCACAAATGCTTCGCTTTGTTTTAAATACTGCCTCTTTGGCGATTGCTACTACTGGTAGGGGTTCCTCTGGTGTCGGTTTAACCGCTGCTGTTACTACGGATAGAGAAACTGGTGAGCGAAGGTTAGAAGCTGGTGCAATGGTTTTAGCAGACCGTGGTATTGTTTGTATTGATGAATTCGACAAAATGTCTGATATTGATAGAGTGGCAATCCATGAAGTCATGGAACAACAGACAGTGACTATTGCAAAAGCAGGTATCCACACTACCCTTAACGCACGTTGCTCTGTCATTGCTGCAGCAAACCCAGTATTTGCGCAGTATGATGTTAACAAAGACCCGCGTAAAAACATTGCGTTACCAGACTCCTTGTTGTCCCGTTTTGACTTGTTATTCGTTGTGATAGATGACATAAATGACATAAAGGATCGTTCTATCAGTGAACATCTACTAAGAGCTCACAGATATCTACCACCTGGTTATATGGAAGGTGAACCAATTCGGGAGCAAATGGATCTATCACTGTCGGTGGGGGAGGACGATACCTTAGTagatgaagaagacaaccaagaagatgaagacgGTGGTGGGAAAGTATTTGAGAAATTCGATCCCCTTTTACATGCGGGAGCAAAACTAGCTAAGAACCGAAATGATAACAGAGGTTCTGCACTACCGAAGGTTGTCTCCATTCCATTCATGAGAAAATATATCCAGTACGCCAAAGAAAGAATAGTGCCCGTGCTAACCCAAAGCGCTATAGACATAATTGTAAAAACCTATTCAGATTTGAGAAACGACCAGAACACAAAGAAATCACCTATAACAGCAAGAACTTTAGAAACCCTAATTCGTCTATCGAGTGCTCACGCCAAGGTAAGATTGTCCAAACTTGTCGAAGCTCGCGACGCTAAAGTTGCTGCCCAACTTCTGCGGTTCGCGCTACTAGGTGAGGACGGTGAAGGCGGCTTAATGGGCCCAGAGCACAAATCGCCATCTAAGTCACCAAGAAAGAAGCAGAGAACTCGAGCGTTCACCGAAAGCGACGAAGAGGAATCGAACAATGACGAAATAATAGACGTAATGGATTCTAAAGGCAGTTCTATTGTTGCAACTCCCTTGCGCAAGACCAGATCAACCACGATGCCGCATACTAGACGAACATATGAAGAAGCGGATGAGGTTGATTCTGATCAAGACGCTGAAATGCTTCCTAATTCCATTGGTTCGCTAACACCTATGACGCGTTTACCGCCAAACGAAGAAGCAGATCTCCAGCACAGAATGGAAATTGGTCTTCGAGTATCTCCCAGGTTAGCCTCCAGGACCCCCAATAATGCACAAAGAGATCCTTCACAACAGTTATCTCCAAATCCACAAACATCTATCCATCAAAGACTACAACAAGTCGCCGCATCTACGGATGGCGCTTCTTCAACAGAAAATACAGACACTATAATAAGTTCACAAGGTTCAATTTCAGATATCAGATTGTCACTAATATCTGGAATTATAGCACGTTTGATGCAAACGGACCTCTTTGATGAAGAGCATTATCCTATTGAAGACCTTCTTCACAGAGTTAATGACGAGCTTCCAGATGACCAGAAGTTTTCTTCCGAAGAATACCTCGCGGGACTACAAATTATGAGTGACAGGAATAACCTAATGGTGGCTGAAGATAAAGTTTGGAGAGTCTGA